The following proteins are encoded in a genomic region of Gossypium hirsutum isolate 1008001.06 chromosome D05, Gossypium_hirsutum_v2.1, whole genome shotgun sequence:
- the LOC107905574 gene encoding serine/threonine-protein kinase tricornered, whose product MDGGDGTVRLGALNLKAGRGLDLDPDVSVSSPVTRQKAAAAKQFIENHYKNYLQGLQERKERRRALQRRAEEAQISSEEQEEMMRNLERRETEYMRLQRRKIGIDDFEQLTVIGKGAFAEVRLCRAKSTGEIFAMKKLKKSEMLSRGQVEHVRSERNLLAEVDSRCIVKMFYSFQDSDFLYLIMEYLPGGDIMTLLMREDILSEDVARFYVAESILAIHSIHQHNYIHRDIKPDNLILDRNGHLKLSDFGLCKPLDGKYSTILLEDEDLTSMESTNEAEVQSRSERAPWLMPKEQLQQWKRNRRALAYSTVGTLDYMAPEVLLKKGYGMECDWWSLGAIMYEMLIGYPPFCSDDPRITCRKIINWRTCLKFPEEPKISAEAKDLICHLLCDVETRLGTRGVEELKVHPWFEGVQWEKLYEVEAAYKPTVNGDLDTQNFEKFPEIDIPPSAIPQVGPWRKMLTSKDTNFIGFTFKKSDIAKSLESSGTDRTASGPSKAPSLISLLGQIDLQETVIPEGEQNAETGGNLNQTEHSLSV is encoded by the exons ATGGACGGTGGAGATGGGACGGTGAGATTAGGAGCTTTGAATTTGAAAGCGGGTCGAGGCTTAGATTTGGATCCAGATGTCTCCGTTTCTTCGCCGGTAACCAGGCAAAAAGCTGCCGCCGCCAAACAATTTATAGAGAATCATTACAAGAACTATTTGCAAGGATTGCAAGAACGTAAAGAAAG ACGGCGAGCACTGCAAAGGAGAGCTGAGGAAGCTCAGATTTCAAGCGAGGAACAAGAAGAGATGATGAGGAATTTGGAAAGGAGAGAAACTGAATACATGAGGCTACAAAGACGTAAAATCGGAATTGATGATTTCGAACAATTAACTGTAATTGGAAAAGGTGCATTTGCAGAG GTTAGATTATGTCGTGCTAAAAGTACAGGAGAGATTTTTGCCATGAAGAAGTTAAAGAAATCAGAAATGCTTAGTCGTGGACAG GTTGAGCATGTTCGCTCCGAGAGAAACTTACTTGCTGAGGTTGATAGCCGGTGCATTGTAAAGATGTTCTATTCTTTTCAAGATTCTGATTTCTTATACCTTATTATGGAGTATTTGCCTGGTGGTGACATCATGACACTATTGATGAGAGAAGATATTCTATCTGAAGACGTTGCGCGTTTCTATGTAGCAGAGAGCATTTTGGCTATTCATTCAATTCACCAACACAACTATATTCATAG GGACATTAAACCGGACAACCTGATTCTAGATAGGAATGGGCATTTGAAGCTTTCAGATTTTGGCTTGTGTAAACCTCTAGATGGAAAATATTCAACAATATTGTTGGAGGATGAAGATTTAACTTCTATGGAATCTACTAATGAAGCTGAGGTCCAGTCGCGCTCTGAAAGAGCCCCTTGGTTGATGCCAAAAGAACAGCTACAACAATGGAAACGAAATCGCCGTGCGTTG GCTTATTCAACTGTTGGAACTCTTGATTACATGGCTCCTGAAGTTCTTTTAAAGAAGGGTTATGGTATGGAGTGTGATTGGTGGTCTCTAGGGGCAATCATGTATGAGATGCTCATCGGCTATCCTCCTTTTTGTTCTGATGATCCTAGGATAACATGCCGCAAG ATAATCAATTGGAGAACCTGTTTGAAATTCCCTGAGGAACCAAAAATATCTGCCGAGGCTAAGGATTTAATTTGTCACCTGCTCTGTGATGTTGAAACACGCCTGGGCACCAGAGGAGTAGAAGAACTGAAG GTGCATCCATGGTTCGAAGGTGTTCAATGGGAAAAACTTTATGAAGTTGAAGCTGCATATAAACCAACAGTCAATGGAGACTTGGACACTCAAAATTTTGAGAAGTTCCCTGAA ATTGATATCCCTCCCTCCGCAATACCACAAGTGGGACCTTGGAGGAAG ATGTTGACATCAAAAGATACCAATTTCATAGGATTTACTTTTAAGAAATCAGATATCGCTAAATCACTTGAAAGTTCAG GTACTGACAGGACAGCCAGCGGCCCTTCAAAAGCCCCATCTCTTATTTCCTTGCTAG GTCAGATTGATCTTCAAGAAACAGTGATACCAGAGGGTGAACAAAATGCAGAAACAGGAGGAAACTTGAATCAGACAGAACATAGTCTGTCTGTCTGA